A single region of the Chrysoperla carnea chromosome 5, inChrCarn1.1, whole genome shotgun sequence genome encodes:
- the LOC123299729 gene encoding peptidoglycan-recognition protein LB-like, which yields MNAVPYVIIHHSFTPGECHTQKQCANAMKSIQNYHREVNKWNDIGYNFGVGGDGRAYQGRGWGHVGAHAPNYNSQSIGICLIGDWRYFVPPESQLEVTKKLIKYGVDQGFIQSNYTLYGHRQVRSNTECPGDALYKEIQTWEHYSSIVTP from the exons ATGAATGCAGTACCGTACGTAATTATTCATCATTCATTTACTCCAGGCGAATGTCACACGCAAAAGCAATGTGCTAATGCAAtgaaatcaattcaaaattatCATCGG GAGGTTAATAAATGGAATGATATTGGATATAATTTTGGTGTGGGTGGTGACGGCAGAGCATATCAAGGCCGAGGCTGGGGACATGTTGGTGCACATGCTCCAAATTACAATAGTCAAAGTATTGGAATCTGTTTGATTGGTGATTGGAGAT actttGTTCCACCCGAAAGTCAACTCGAggttaccaaaaaattaattaagtatggCGTTGACCAAGGATTCATTCAAAGCAATTATACGCTATATGGACATCGTCAAGTACGCAGCAATACAGAATGTCCTGGTGATGCATTATACAAAGAAATACAAACATGGGAACATTATTCATCCATTGTTACACCATAG